In the genome of Piliocolobus tephrosceles isolate RC106 chromosome 20, ASM277652v3, whole genome shotgun sequence, one region contains:
- the FOXA2 gene encoding hepatocyte nuclear factor 3-beta isoform X1, protein MHSASSMLGAVKMEGHEPSDWSSYYAEPEGYSSVSNMNAGLGMNGMNTYMSMSAAAMGSGSGNMSAGSMNMSSYVGAGMSPSLAGMSPGAGAMAGMGGSAGAAGVAGMGPHLSPSLSPLGGQAAGAMGGLAPYANMNSMSPMYGQAGLSRARDPKTYRRSYTHAKPPYSYISLITMAIQQSPNKMLTLSEIYQWIMDLFPFYRQNQQRWQNSIRHSLSFNDCFLKVPRSPDKPGKGSFWTLHPDSGNMFENGCYLRRQKRFKCEKQLALKEAAGAAGSGKKAAAGAQASQAQLGEAAGPASETPAGTESPHSSASPCQEHKRGGLGELKGTPAAALSPPEPAPSPGQQQQAAAHLLGPPHHPGLPPEAHLKPEHHYAFNHPFSINNLMSSEQQHHHSHHHHQPHKMDLKAYEQVMHYPGYGSPMPGSLAMGPVTNKTGLDASPLAADTSYYQGVYSRPIMNSS, encoded by the exons ATGCACTCGGCTTCCAGTATGCTGGGAGCGGTGAAGATGGAAGGGCACGAGCCGTCCGACTGGAGCAGCTACTATGCCGAGCCCGAG GGCTACTCCTCCGTGAGCAACATGAACGCCGGCCTGGGGATGAACGGCATGAACACGTACATGAGCATGTCGGCGGCCGCCATGGGCAGCGGCTCGGGCAACATGAGCGCGGGCTCCATGAACATGTCGTCGTACGTGGGCGCAGGCATGAGCCCGTCCCTGGCGGGCATGTCCCCCGGCGCGGGCGCCATGGCGGGCATGGGCGGCTCGGCCGGGGCGGCCGGCGTGGCGGGCATGGGGCCGCACTTGAGTCCCAGCCTGAGCCCGCTCGGGGGGCAGGCGGCCGGGGCCATGGGCGGCCTAGCCCCCTACGCCAACATGAACTCCATGAGCCCCATGTACGGGCAGGCGGGCCTGAGCCGCGCGCGCGACCCCAAGACCTACCGGCGCAGCTACACGCACGCAAAGCCTCCCTACTCGTACATCTCGCTCATTACCATGGCCATCCAGCAGAGCCCCAACAAGATGCTGACACTGAGCGAGATCTACCAGTGGATCATGGACCTCTTCCCCTTCTACCGGCAGAACCAGCAGCGATGGCAGAACTCCATCCGCCACTCGCTCTCCTTCAACGACTGCTTCCTGAAGGTGCCCCGCTCTCCGGACAAGCCCGGCAAGGGCTCCTTCTGGACCCTGCACCCTGACTCGGGCAACATGTTCGAGAACGGCTGCTACCTGCGCCGCCAGAAGCGCTTCAAGTGCGAGAAGCAGCTGGCGCTGAAGGAGGCCGCAGGCGCCGCGGGCAGCGGCAAGAAGGCGGCCGCCGGGGCCCAGGCCTCGCAGGCTCAACTCGGGGAGGCCGCCGGGCCGGCCTCCGAGACTCCAGCGGGCACCGAGTCGCCTCACTCGAGCGCCTCCCCGTGCCAGGAGCACAAGCGAGGCGGCCTGGGAGAGCTGAAGGGGACGCCTGCTGCAGCACTGAGCCCCCCAGAGCCGGCGCCCTCTCccgggcagcagcagcaggccgCGGCCCACCTGCTGGGCCCGCCCCACCACCCGGGCCTGCCGCCTGAGGCCCACCTGAAGCCGGAGCACCACTACGCCTTCAACCACCCGTTCTCCATCAACAACCTCATGTCCTCGGAGCAGCAgcaccaccacagccaccaccaccaccaaccccacaaaATGGACCTCAAGGCCTACGAACAGGTGATGCACTACCCCGGCTACGGTTCCCCCATGCCTGGCAGCTTGGCCATGGGCCCGGTCACGAACAAAACGGGCCTGGACGCTTCGCCCCTGGCCGCAGATACCTCTTACTACCAGGGGGTGTACTCCCGGCCCATTATGAACTCCTCTTAA
- the FOXA2 gene encoding hepatocyte nuclear factor 3-beta isoform X2 produces the protein MLGAVKMEGHEPSDWSSYYAEPEGYSSVSNMNAGLGMNGMNTYMSMSAAAMGSGSGNMSAGSMNMSSYVGAGMSPSLAGMSPGAGAMAGMGGSAGAAGVAGMGPHLSPSLSPLGGQAAGAMGGLAPYANMNSMSPMYGQAGLSRARDPKTYRRSYTHAKPPYSYISLITMAIQQSPNKMLTLSEIYQWIMDLFPFYRQNQQRWQNSIRHSLSFNDCFLKVPRSPDKPGKGSFWTLHPDSGNMFENGCYLRRQKRFKCEKQLALKEAAGAAGSGKKAAAGAQASQAQLGEAAGPASETPAGTESPHSSASPCQEHKRGGLGELKGTPAAALSPPEPAPSPGQQQQAAAHLLGPPHHPGLPPEAHLKPEHHYAFNHPFSINNLMSSEQQHHHSHHHHQPHKMDLKAYEQVMHYPGYGSPMPGSLAMGPVTNKTGLDASPLAADTSYYQGVYSRPIMNSS, from the exons ATGCTGGGAGCGGTGAAGATGGAAGGGCACGAGCCGTCCGACTGGAGCAGCTACTATGCCGAGCCCGAG GGCTACTCCTCCGTGAGCAACATGAACGCCGGCCTGGGGATGAACGGCATGAACACGTACATGAGCATGTCGGCGGCCGCCATGGGCAGCGGCTCGGGCAACATGAGCGCGGGCTCCATGAACATGTCGTCGTACGTGGGCGCAGGCATGAGCCCGTCCCTGGCGGGCATGTCCCCCGGCGCGGGCGCCATGGCGGGCATGGGCGGCTCGGCCGGGGCGGCCGGCGTGGCGGGCATGGGGCCGCACTTGAGTCCCAGCCTGAGCCCGCTCGGGGGGCAGGCGGCCGGGGCCATGGGCGGCCTAGCCCCCTACGCCAACATGAACTCCATGAGCCCCATGTACGGGCAGGCGGGCCTGAGCCGCGCGCGCGACCCCAAGACCTACCGGCGCAGCTACACGCACGCAAAGCCTCCCTACTCGTACATCTCGCTCATTACCATGGCCATCCAGCAGAGCCCCAACAAGATGCTGACACTGAGCGAGATCTACCAGTGGATCATGGACCTCTTCCCCTTCTACCGGCAGAACCAGCAGCGATGGCAGAACTCCATCCGCCACTCGCTCTCCTTCAACGACTGCTTCCTGAAGGTGCCCCGCTCTCCGGACAAGCCCGGCAAGGGCTCCTTCTGGACCCTGCACCCTGACTCGGGCAACATGTTCGAGAACGGCTGCTACCTGCGCCGCCAGAAGCGCTTCAAGTGCGAGAAGCAGCTGGCGCTGAAGGAGGCCGCAGGCGCCGCGGGCAGCGGCAAGAAGGCGGCCGCCGGGGCCCAGGCCTCGCAGGCTCAACTCGGGGAGGCCGCCGGGCCGGCCTCCGAGACTCCAGCGGGCACCGAGTCGCCTCACTCGAGCGCCTCCCCGTGCCAGGAGCACAAGCGAGGCGGCCTGGGAGAGCTGAAGGGGACGCCTGCTGCAGCACTGAGCCCCCCAGAGCCGGCGCCCTCTCccgggcagcagcagcaggccgCGGCCCACCTGCTGGGCCCGCCCCACCACCCGGGCCTGCCGCCTGAGGCCCACCTGAAGCCGGAGCACCACTACGCCTTCAACCACCCGTTCTCCATCAACAACCTCATGTCCTCGGAGCAGCAgcaccaccacagccaccaccaccaccaaccccacaaaATGGACCTCAAGGCCTACGAACAGGTGATGCACTACCCCGGCTACGGTTCCCCCATGCCTGGCAGCTTGGCCATGGGCCCGGTCACGAACAAAACGGGCCTGGACGCTTCGCCCCTGGCCGCAGATACCTCTTACTACCAGGGGGTGTACTCCCGGCCCATTATGAACTCCTCTTAA